A genome region from Platichthys flesus chromosome 12, fPlaFle2.1, whole genome shotgun sequence includes the following:
- the LOC133966521 gene encoding ubiquitin-conjugating enzyme E2 D4-like isoform X1: MSSRCQRLLLKELNDLQRDPPASCSAGPVGEDMFHWQATITGPNDSPYHGGVFFLSVHFPTDYPFKPPKISFTTKIYHPNINSNGSICLDILRSQWSPALTVSKVLLSICSLLCDPNPDDPLVPDIAHTYKSDRPRYNKLAREWTHKYAM, from the exons ATGTCTTCTCGGTGTCAGAGGTTGTTATTAAAG GAGTTGAATGACTTACAGAGAGATCCTCCGGCTTCGTGCTCAGCTGGGCCTGTAGGAGAGGACA TGTTTCACTGGCAAGCCACCATCACAGGACCG AATGACAGCCCATATCATGGAGGAgtgttcttcctctctgtccattTCCCCACTGACTATCCCTTTAAACCACCAAAG ATTTCCTTTACAACGAAAATCTATCACCCTAACATAAACAGCAATGGTAGCATCTGCCTTGACATCCTGAGGTCCCAGTGGTCACCTGCGCTGACAGTGTCAAAAG TTTTACTATCCATATGCTCTTTGCTATGTGACCCAAATCCAGATGATCCATTAGTCCCTGACATTGCACACACCTACAAATCGGACAGACCAAG gTACAACAAACTAGCCAGGGAATGGACCCATAAGTATGCAATGTGA
- the LOC133966521 gene encoding ubiquitin-conjugating enzyme E2 D4-like isoform X2: protein MALKRIQKELNDLQRDPPASCSAGPVGEDMFHWQATITGPNDSPYHGGVFFLSVHFPTDYPFKPPKISFTTKIYHPNINSNGSICLDILRSQWSPALTVSKVLLSICSLLCDPNPDDPLVPDIAHTYKSDRPRYNKLAREWTHKYAM, encoded by the exons ATGGCCCTGAAGAGAATACAGAAG GAGTTGAATGACTTACAGAGAGATCCTCCGGCTTCGTGCTCAGCTGGGCCTGTAGGAGAGGACA TGTTTCACTGGCAAGCCACCATCACAGGACCG AATGACAGCCCATATCATGGAGGAgtgttcttcctctctgtccattTCCCCACTGACTATCCCTTTAAACCACCAAAG ATTTCCTTTACAACGAAAATCTATCACCCTAACATAAACAGCAATGGTAGCATCTGCCTTGACATCCTGAGGTCCCAGTGGTCACCTGCGCTGACAGTGTCAAAAG TTTTACTATCCATATGCTCTTTGCTATGTGACCCAAATCCAGATGATCCATTAGTCCCTGACATTGCACACACCTACAAATCGGACAGACCAAG gTACAACAAACTAGCCAGGGAATGGACCCATAAGTATGCAATGTGA